In a single window of the Bactrocera dorsalis isolate Fly_Bdor chromosome 2, ASM2337382v1, whole genome shotgun sequence genome:
- the LOC105230316 gene encoding esterase B1 produces the protein MAAVQTIDQIKLGFKMVDFKVQQRRFRTNEKTIVSTIYGPVKGVKRKSIYGDSYYSFEKIPFAKPPVGELRYKAPQPPEPWIEVRSCTSRGPKPLQKHFVFQMTDGSEDCLYLNVYTKHINPDKLRPVMVWIYGGGFQFGEASRELYSPDYLLREDVVIISITYRLGPFGFLCMDDPAFDVPGNAGLKDQVMALRWVKANCERFGGDSNNITIFGDSAGGASVHYMMITDQTRGLFHKAISMSGNTLTPWAVTPQHNWPYRLAVAAGYTGEDSDQEVFAFLHKARGADIVKANEDLCSDEEKRERIGFSFGPVIEPYVTDHCVVPRKPIEMMRTAWSNHIPMIIGGVSNEGLLLYSETKSNPKLLNELGDCRFVVPLELGLDRESELCKEYGMQLKQAYYGDKEPSLETLHEYLLMVSHEYFWFPIYRTVLSRMTHATAPTYLYRFDFDSKHFNHLRILSCGKKVRGTCHGDDLSYLFYNSVARKLKNHTREYKCIERLVGMWTHFAAHSDPNYDPEHTDLWQPVTKASLEKRKLKCLNISDELKEIDVPELKKLLVWENFYGPDQLI, from the exons GATGGTCGACTTTAAAGTGCAACAGCGTCGCTTTCGCACCAACGAAAAAACTATTGTCAGCACCATATATGGACCCGTTAAGGGTGTTAAACGCAAGTCCATCTATGGCGATTCGTATTATAGTTTCGAAAAGATACCCTTCGCCAAGCCACCGGTAGGCGAGCTGCGCTACAAAGCACCACAGCCACCGGAACCTTGGATAGAAGTGAGAAGCTGTACGTCGCGTGGTCCGAAGCCAttacaaaaacattttgtaTTCCAAATGACAGATGGCTCAGAAGATTGTCTTTACCTAAATGTTTATACAAAGCAT ataaatcCGGATAAACTTAGGCCGGTCATGGTGTGGATTTATGGTGGAGGTTTTCAGTTTGGTGAAGCTTCACGTGAACTCTATAGCCCGGATTATTTGTTGCGCGAAGATGTCGTCATTATTTCAATAACCTATCGGCTAGGACCCTTCG GTTTTCTGTGCATGGACGATCCCGCATTCGACGTACCTGGTAATGCCGGACTAAAAGATCAAGTGATGGCGCTACGTTGGGTCAAAGCAAATTGCGAACGTTTCGGTGGCGACAGcaataatataacaatttttggtGATAGCGCTGGCGGTGCATCAGTACATTACATGATGATCACCGATCAAACGCGAGGTCTCTTTCATAAAGCGATTTCTATGTCTGGAAACACATTAACTCCATGGGCAGTTACGCCACAACATAACTGGCCATATCGTCTGGCAGTGGCTGCTGGTTATACTGGTGAAGATAGTGATCAGGAGGTTTTTGCTTTTCTCCACAAAGCGAGGGGTGCCGATATAGTTAAGGCTAATGAAGACTTGTGTTCCGACGAAGAGAAACGCGAACGCATTGGCTTTTCCTTTGGCCCAGTGATCGAGCCCTATGTGACAGACCATTGCGTAGTGCCACGAAAGCCAATTGAAATGATGCGCACCGCTTGGAGTAATCATATACCAATGATTATTGGTGGCGTGTCGAATGAAGGGCTGTTGTTGTATTCGG aaACGAAATCTAACCCCAAACTACTTAATGAACTCGGCGACTGTCGCTTTGTGGTACCACTCGAACTCGGCCTGGATCGCGAAAGCGAGTTGTGCAAAGAGTACGGCATGCAATTGAAACAAGCGTATTATGGCGACAAAGAGCCCAGCTTAGAAACTTTACACGAGTATCTATTG ATGGTTTCACATGAATACTTCTGGTTCCCCATCTACCGCACAGTATTGTCGCGTATGACACACGCCACCGCGCCCACCTATTTGTATCGTTTCGATTTCGATTCAAAGCATTTCAATCACCTGCGTATACTCAGCTGTGGCAAGAAGGTACGTGGCACGTGTCACGGCGACGATCTCtcctatttattttataactctGTTGCACGTAAGCTGAAAAATCATACACGTGAGTACAAATGTATCGAACGGCTTGTGGGTATGTGGACACACTTTGCCGCGCACTCCGATCCCAACTATGATCCAGAGCACACAGATTTATGGCAGCCTGTAACGAAAGCCTCTTtggagaaacgaaaattaaagtGCCTTAATATATCCGATGAATTGAAAGAGATCGATGTGCCAGAGTTGAAGAAGTTGTTGGTTTGGGAGAACTTCTACGGTCCGGATCAGCTTATATGA